agtgtaatttttcgacgaaaagtggtcaattgaccacccttAAGACAATGTGGCTTGCCcctgcttccacggctcgaactcgtgacatatacgtcacacggagacaactttaccgtttcTCCGAGGCTCCCCTTCAACAAAATGATAAAAGGTGATAATTCTAATTAGGCAACGAAGTTAAACAATTGATACAAATGCCAATTAACAAAAAACTTCAAGAGCTTGCAGTTTTACAAATAATAGAGCAGAAGGAAAAACAAGGGAAAGGAGTACATGTATATAAGCCTCGAGTGCcagtaatgtatctttcttagtTGGTAATTCATTCTTGATCTATTACTGTACATTAAACACTTAATAACCTTGATGAATTGCTAGCAAATCGACGTTTATTCTGAATTATAATCACCGTCTGTTGACTCTCCTTCTTCCTTCAAAGAACTGAGTGATTCTCGAGGTAACTGGCTGCGATACTGCTGCACCACCAACACTGACGCTGTCGTTGAAAATTCTGGTGATGTCAATAAGTTCCCTAAAGATCCCAATTCTGGGCAGTCACTTCTTTTATCCAAAGCTAGAACTAATTGTCCCTCGGGCATTCTGCCAACCAGAAACAGATTGCAGCAATTGTATTCACGGATTGCTTCTATAGTCCCTCGAGCATCTTTCACTGTCCTCTCCTCAAATTTGATCGAGCCATCCATTGAAGATTTGTGCTTCACATCAGCAAGGTACTCTTCATCCTCAGATCGAGCCTCGGGGGTAGAGTTGTCGTTCATTTCAATCTTGACACTGCTCCCAGTAACCTCAGGGTCCACTGTGAACCGAACCACCACCAAACTGATCCCCGGGTGCTCAGCGATACGCACACCGTAAGCTAGCGCTTCGCGATCATCATGTCCCCCGAAAAACAAGACGGTTATCGAAAAGTCAACATTACTTGAAGGTATATGAGAAGCTCCACCGAGACCACGGTCTACTAATATGCCAACCGAACATGGTGCATGCTGAAGAACTCTCCTGTTCACATGCCTAAGATCACCTCGGGTTGTTTCCAAATGTCCATCAAGTCTCGGGTGCTTATGAAATGGGAGAATTATCATTGCAACCCTTTTTCTCTCAGCACTAGTCACTATGTCCTCATGCATGCTGTTCATAGGAGAGATTGCAGTAGTCGGTCGAATAGACACCTTACTAAGATGCTGGAAAGTCTCAAAAGCTACAACAATTTGATTTGAATCTTGTACCTGTTCGGTGTTCCAAAAGGGAAGTCCATTCTTTTTAGCCTTGTGGACCATCAGAATTGCAGAGGACCTTTCCGAAAGCTCCGTGAGGTGCATCGCATAGACACGAAGTCCTTCCCTCTTCTCAATACCCCGAGAAACCTCAATGAGATTGAGCATTGTAGGAATGTTTCTTGTGCTGTGGAAACAGGTCAAGATTCGGAGCTGTTTACTCGTGTTTTTCCTCTCTATTGTTCTGTGCTTGTATGCTGTCACGGCTAATTTAGCTGGCTTATATACTGATATCACTATAGGCGTCGTGATGAATGTTGTGAAGAGAGCCATCAACACCATGATGGCAAATGTTTGATCATTAAGTACCTGCAAAACCGATCATCAGTCAAAAACGATACAAAACTATAAgtaaaaaaagggcagcccggtgcacaacaAAACTATAAGTAGTAAATCTAAAATAAAGGAAGTGTTATCAAGCTGAAGCTTACTCCTCTATCTTTGCCAATGTTGAGAACAATGAGCTCCACCAAACCTTTAGTGTTCATCAAAAAACCGAGAGTTACAGCCTCTTGGACCGGCAATTTGCACAATAGTGAGACCACAATAGTGCCAACAATCTTTCCAAAACATGCCGTAACTATGACAAGAACAAGAAGACCCCATGATTGAGCTCCTTGAATAGTGGCTACGTTCGTTTTCAATCCACTAGACACAAAGTAGAGAGGAAGAAATAGACCAGAGACAAGATCCTCGACTTTTTCCACTAGAGCACCCGCAAAAGGTCCCTCCTTTGGGACAAGAACACCGAGCACAAAAGCTCCGAACAGGGCATGAATGCCAATCGTGTCAGTCACAAATCCTGCAGCCAAAACAGCTGCCAATGTAGCGCACACATATTTTTCGTCCACTGGCTCACCCTCAGAACAACGTCTCGCCATCCATTTGAATATACGAGGAGCGATGAGTATGCATAGTAGCACAAAACCAGTCCCACACAAAAGGACCCACAACGAAATAAGAGGAGAACGACCAACACCTGAGAGGGCAATAGCTAAAGCGAGTAGAATCCATGCGGCCACATCATTGACTGCTGCAGCAGACATAGCCATTCGACCAACATCAGTTGTTAAAAGCTTGAGTTCAGCTAAAATACGAGCCAAAACGGGGAAGGCAGTAATAGAAAGGGCAACTCCCATGAAGATCAGAAAAGGGCCTTGGTTTACTCCTTGAGAAATAGTTGCCCGGAGAACAATGGATGTCCCGATTCCTAATGCAAAAGGAACACTGATTCCTGCTAGGGCAATGCTTAGAGCTTTCTTTCCAGTCCGACGAAGGGACTTTGGATCTAGCTCCAGTCCAACGAGGAAAAGAAAGAAGAGGAGGCCAAAATTGGCTAAGGTATCTAGCACTGTAAGACTCTTCGGTGGAAATATAGCTTGCAGATACTTCTCGTTGCGGCCTAGAGCAGATGGACCAAGTAGAACCCCTccctaacaaaataaaaaatcagaTCAGATCAATTTCTTGCACTAACAAGTAGCAATCAATTTCATAATTGGATGTTCTTATGGGGCATGCCGTAGCACAATTTCATTCAAAGATTCGTCCATGATATCACAAAACAATAATAAGAATATTCAACCACAATAAATTGTTTAGACACATCACTACATGTATCCAAGAGAGTTATCTCTACAACATGCATTGAAAAGTTCTACTTAAGTCCTTTGCATTATGATGGTAATTGGTTTACTACTTCCATTCTCAAACTTTGATCAAATCAGTGGCAGACCACAGAAAAGTTCATcaaaaaaaaagggcagccccgtgcactaagcttccgctatgcgcggggtccggggagggtcgaaccacaagggtctattgtatgcagccttacccagcatttctgcaagaggttgtttctacGGTTCGAACTcctgacctcctggtcacatgacatcAACTTTACTAGTTATGCCAAGGCTTCCCTTCAAAAGTTCATCGAAAATTCTTCATAATTTTTTCATTGTGATGTTAAATAACTGGTCAACTTCTACATCAAGATTACATCAAATTGGAGGCTCACAGGTTAATCTAGTCAAATTAGATTCCAATAGAAACTTAGAATTATGATCTCAAGACAATTTCCAATTTTCCTGGAACAAATGTTCTTTATAGGTTGGATTTTGACTGCCAGCTTTAACCAATAACAGCATATCAAATGCTTTATGATTAGTTAAAGTCATCATATTTGATTCCTAGTACACATTTAAGCAAAGGCTTGCTTTACTGGCAAGCTGTTGAGAGAAAAATAATAGGGAACCATGTGTTTTGACTTGATCTAATAAATTAACAAAAGCAACAAGAATGCTGAACTTTCAAGATATCAATATAAATATACTTTATCAAAAAACATAgcaatatacaaaatatataacaCCAATCATCTTATCCCACAATGTTTCCTAGAAGAGGGCAACTATAAACTCACTGGAGAAAATTGTGAAACACCaagtgaaactcacaaaatatcaGAATATATCCAAGTCTTGGTGGACAGAGTTAGCGGTATCTGTGGTGTAAGGCACTAAGGCGGAGGTAATATATAGTCAACTAAATCCACCATTTTCAACATATAGTACAAATATATATGtgaaaaattactaaaatttcaaaaaatattaaatcTTTAGACTcattattttaaaagtttaaggggtTCAATTGTAAGAATTGAATCTGTCAAATTTAACTCTTGAATCCGTCTCTGAGTAACTAATGGATTAGTCAAGGTGTGCGCACAATGAGAGAATCACGACTTTCACTAAGTgaattcaaaatataaagaagtaaacATACAGGAAGCCAAGAAGATTCAACATATAGCATATACACTAAAAAAATGACCTATCtatacagtataatttttcgacgaagtgGTGTAAATTGACTTCCATTGGACAATGGTAGCTAGGGGCGTCAATGAATATTCGAAAATCGACTAAACCGACCGAACCGTACCgcaccgaaccgatttttaggtttcttttaaagaAACAGTAGGTTTTTAAATAAATCTATTACAGCACCGATAATTAgtgtaagttttttattttatgaaaataaaccaaaaaaataccgaaccgtaccgaataaatttacatgtgaaaaatatatttatataataagtttaaaaataataatgcattaaatttttctttgggccttggaattatgaaaattgttgcaagccaacaagtaattaaactcaaaatactaattcctaaaacctattatgctacttctacttaaactaagttatttcaagtatcttcattagcaagacacaaagtattctagcgattatgagtaacAAACTACAatatattgaatatgtttcctttcatataatttagatttatctttttgaatatttaatcttctatagactttattgtTGAGTCCTaccttggttaatatcttttcactcgtgtgatttatattttctttgtcttttgcttggtttcttttacgttgttgtagaatagttgatggatctatactctagccatcttttatttttttttaattcatcaccctttaaatagtaaaaatatctagagaatTTTGCTAAGTACTATAAAAGAACacatgttattgcattctacttttactggtgaattttacatgatatttaaaaaaataccgaaaattaaccgaaccgtaccgataccgacaTGATTGGAACGGTttcaaaaagtctaattttggttataaccgaaaaattgatatggtacaaattttataaaataactggtcgaaccgaaccattgacacccctaatgTTAGCTCCAAACTGACCCAAACAACACCATTataaaaacaagaaagaaaatactAACATAAAGTCAGAGAAAGAATACTTACAACAATCTCAGCAATGACACGAGGTTGTCTCAATGGCCGAAGAAGATAGGCAAGAACACGAGTGAGTACAAGTACTAAACATATCTGAACAATGGCAAGAGGAAGTGCATAATCCAATGGATTATCCCCTTGAAATACACCATTAGATGTAGCTTTCATTGGT
The DNA window shown above is from Nicotiana tomentosiformis chromosome 8, ASM39032v3, whole genome shotgun sequence and carries:
- the LOC104084650 gene encoding cation/H(+) antiporter 18-like; amino-acid sequence: MASNVTVKCPTPMKATSNGVFQGDNPLDYALPLAIVQICLVLVLTRVLAYLLRPLRQPRVIAEIVGGVLLGPSALGRNEKYLQAIFPPKSLTVLDTLANFGLLFFLFLVGLELDPKSLRRTGKKALSIALAGISVPFALGIGTSIVLRATISQGVNQGPFLIFMGVALSITAFPVLARILAELKLLTTDVGRMAMSAAAVNDVAAWILLALAIALSGVGRSPLISLWVLLCGTGFVLLCILIAPRIFKWMARRCSEGEPVDEKYVCATLAAVLAAGFVTDTIGIHALFGAFVLGVLVPKEGPFAGALVEKVEDLVSGLFLPLYFVSSGLKTNVATIQGAQSWGLLVLVIVTACFGKIVGTIVVSLLCKLPVQEAVTLGFLMNTKGLVELIVLNIGKDRGVLNDQTFAIMVLMALFTTFITTPIVISVYKPAKLAVTAYKHRTIERKNTSKQLRILTCFHSTRNIPTMLNLIEVSRGIEKREGLRVYAMHLTELSERSSAILMVHKAKKNGLPFWNTEQVQDSNQIVVAFETFQHLSKVSIRPTTAISPMNSMHEDIVTSAERKRVAMIILPFHKHPRLDGHLETTRGDLRHVNRRVLQHAPCSVGILVDRGLGGASHIPSSNVDFSITVLFFGGHDDREALAYGVRIAEHPGISLVVVRFTVDPEVTGSSVKIEMNDNSTPEARSEDEEYLADVKHKSSMDGSIKFEERTVKDARGTIEAIREYNCCNLFLVGRMPEGQLVLALDKRSDCPELGSLGNLLTSPEFSTTASVLVVQQYRSQLPRESLSSLKEEGESTDGDYNSE